In Arthrobacter ramosus, one DNA window encodes the following:
- a CDS encoding VOC family protein, translating to MADVPVGSLHHVEIWVPHISRAQEEWGWLLAELGYEQFQEWPDGCSWKLGATYIVIEQSTALTGSTHRRTEPGLNHLAFHAGARENVDRLRELGADSGWYEMFESKYPHAGGADHYAAYLVNTDGYEVELVAG from the coding sequence ATGGCTGATGTTCCAGTGGGTTCGCTGCACCACGTAGAAATTTGGGTACCCCACATCAGCCGGGCTCAGGAGGAGTGGGGCTGGCTGCTCGCCGAACTGGGCTACGAACAATTCCAGGAGTGGCCCGATGGCTGCAGTTGGAAACTCGGAGCCACGTACATCGTGATCGAACAGTCCACTGCGCTCACGGGAAGCACGCACCGCAGGACGGAGCCCGGGCTCAACCACCTCGCCTTCCATGCTGGCGCCAGGGAGAACGTGGACCGGCTCCGGGAGCTCGGCGCGGACTCGGGCTGGTACGAGATGTTCGAGAGCAAATATCCGCACGCCGGCGGGGCCGACCACTACGCCGCCTATCTGGTGAATACCGATGGCTACGAGGTTGAGCTGGTGGCCGGCTGA
- a CDS encoding GtrA family protein — MIDRALRSLRRGCLRRKPQLYDIDDFGVLTVALDPRAQVTRLVGFVQRSHLLKFLIVGGLSFAIDLGLLVLLHEGLGVDLWFATPAAFLSSLVFNYFVQRSYTFQSNNRAHISMFRYGLLVVFNVFATDVIVNFFDTLALTYAGGKVVSTVSTMTWNFFLYKYWIFRSDSRTSGKDQQDDPEFSPTTADG; from the coding sequence ATGATTGATCGAGCCCTGCGGTCGCTGAGGCGAGGCTGTCTCCGCCGGAAGCCGCAGTTATATGACATTGACGATTTTGGGGTGCTAACAGTGGCGCTAGACCCGCGTGCTCAAGTGACGCGCTTGGTGGGCTTTGTTCAGCGCAGCCACCTCCTTAAATTCTTGATTGTCGGAGGGCTCTCCTTTGCCATTGATCTTGGTCTGCTAGTTCTGCTGCACGAAGGCCTGGGGGTGGACCTGTGGTTTGCCACGCCAGCAGCTTTCCTCTCGAGTCTCGTCTTTAATTATTTCGTCCAGCGCTCATATACCTTCCAGTCCAATAACCGGGCGCACATTAGCATGTTCCGTTACGGCCTTCTGGTCGTTTTCAACGTTTTTGCGACGGACGTTATTGTCAATTTTTTTGATACCCTCGCGCTCACCTATGCCGGTGGGAAAGTCGTCTCCACGGTTTCGACAATGACGTGGAATTTCTTCCTCTACAAATATTGGATCTTCCGAAGCGATTCCCGCACGTCCGGGAAAGATCAACAGGACGATCCAGAATTCAGTCCCACTACCGCCGACGGCTGA
- a CDS encoding DUF2142 domain-containing protein, translated as MFASPLMSVPDEPAHTIKAAAVARGELTGSSTGKQGEQTIVIVPRYIAMISAQGCFAFKIAATPACAPPIDATARDLVQAQTSAGNYNPMYYAMVGLPSRFMAGEPAIYLMRLISALICSVFLAATIGAAASLRRRFWPMASCLVSITPMVLFLNGSINPNALEIVTTSALFLNLCVVLQYHRRLETVRTSIVIVGISGAVLANTRALSLLWLALAVVSAVLIFGIKPIVAVVKNRLGLAMTALIGLGCAASLAWLVAANSLSSLTGTPSDVTPDQAFVTMLDRSFDYASGYIGIMGWLDTGAPAAVYAFWHFAFAAIIIGGLTARPLRARPAVWILLVAVLILPPILQAQVIQQIGYIWQGRYLLALFVLLLLACGVAMRMRPTPRGPWARSLSPWLFAGAVGVHVYLFVFVLRRYTVGLQTHTNWTEMFDPLWQPPLSWQGLTIAYLLVLIVGAVIAHRILFPRTRRLPRNVERPEAELIVS; from the coding sequence GTGTTCGCCTCACCTCTGATGTCAGTTCCCGATGAGCCGGCTCACACCATCAAAGCCGCCGCAGTAGCCCGTGGCGAGCTCACTGGAAGCTCAACCGGCAAGCAGGGCGAGCAGACTATTGTCATAGTTCCGAGATACATCGCCATGATTAGCGCTCAAGGTTGCTTCGCTTTCAAAATTGCCGCGACGCCTGCCTGCGCCCCTCCAATCGACGCCACAGCGCGAGACCTCGTGCAAGCTCAAACGAGCGCCGGCAACTACAATCCGATGTACTACGCCATGGTCGGCCTTCCCTCACGGTTCATGGCGGGTGAGCCCGCGATCTACTTGATGCGCCTGATCAGCGCCCTGATCTGCTCGGTGTTCCTTGCCGCGACCATCGGCGCTGCGGCTTCATTGCGCCGTCGGTTCTGGCCAATGGCAAGCTGCCTGGTTTCCATCACGCCGATGGTGCTTTTTCTCAACGGCTCGATAAATCCCAATGCACTTGAAATAGTTACAACTTCTGCTTTATTTCTAAATCTTTGCGTTGTTCTCCAGTATCACCGACGCCTCGAAACCGTTCGCACCAGCATAGTTATTGTCGGAATTTCCGGTGCCGTTTTGGCCAATACCCGCGCACTTTCGCTGCTCTGGCTGGCATTGGCAGTAGTTTCAGCCGTCTTGATTTTCGGAATAAAGCCGATAGTTGCCGTCGTGAAGAATCGATTGGGCCTGGCAATGACCGCGCTCATCGGCCTTGGTTGCGCTGCCAGTCTCGCCTGGCTGGTCGCGGCCAATAGCCTTAGCAGCCTGACGGGTACCCCCAGTGATGTGACACCGGATCAGGCTTTCGTCACGATGCTCGACCGCTCATTCGACTATGCGTCCGGCTATATCGGAATCATGGGTTGGCTCGACACCGGCGCGCCCGCCGCCGTCTACGCCTTTTGGCATTTCGCCTTTGCAGCCATCATCATAGGCGGCCTCACCGCACGGCCTCTTCGGGCCCGGCCCGCGGTGTGGATCCTGCTTGTCGCGGTGCTGATCCTGCCGCCGATCCTTCAGGCCCAAGTAATACAGCAAATTGGATACATCTGGCAGGGCAGATACTTGCTGGCCCTGTTTGTCCTGCTTCTGCTCGCATGTGGAGTGGCCATGCGTATGCGCCCGACACCCAGGGGACCATGGGCGCGTTCCTTGTCTCCGTGGCTATTTGCCGGAGCCGTAGGCGTACACGTTTACCTCTTCGTGTTTGTCCTTCGGCGGTACACGGTAGGTCTCCAAACGCATACGAACTGGACGGAAATGTTCGATCCCCTGTGGCAGCCGCCCCTCAGCTGGCAGGGGCTGACAATTGCATACCTCCTGGTACTTATTGTCGGGGCAGTCATCGCACACAGGATCCTCTTTCCGCGCACCCGGCGTCTTCCCCGGAATGTTGAACGACCCGAGGCTGAACTCATCGTTAGCTAG
- a CDS encoding acyltransferase family protein codes for MGYDSPNILSTHSGRKEAFRPETQQIRAEGLRNFGLAGIEGLRGVAALSVLVYHLALTTSFQVQTGPLEILFSLCNQGLTLFFVLSGFLLYRPFVSAIVQGRQLPSFRRYAYNRLLRIYPAYIVIFVVTGLFVGSVYLHGSTHGFGPENIGRLTDPLKIAANVLLVQMFVPEYVMSGLPVSWSLTAEITFYFVLPLVAVLALWRIRKGSRKTSALVCAPLAMVIVGLGITVWASDAASRMSPIDAANFGFGQTGSAVFLRSFLAQADLFGYGMLAAVAVVMLHERGVERVQTRVKAALVLAAALIEILALEFARPVISTVSGVAAALVLVAVVLPSSRGDDLNRTARVLEWLPFRFTGVMSYSIYLWHLSVIFWLMAHHWTFGQNTLSLPLNGLLVLAITLSLSTLTYYFVERPAMKLKRPTMKAQQPVPEQELSVK; via the coding sequence ATCGGGTATGACTCGCCCAATATTCTGTCTACACATTCCGGCAGAAAAGAGGCCTTCCGCCCGGAAACACAACAAATCCGGGCAGAAGGCCTTCGTAACTTCGGCCTAGCCGGAATTGAAGGCCTTCGAGGCGTTGCGGCCCTATCGGTGTTGGTTTACCACCTTGCTTTGACGACATCATTCCAAGTGCAGACCGGGCCCTTGGAAATTCTCTTTTCGCTTTGCAACCAGGGCCTCACCTTGTTCTTCGTTCTCTCCGGCTTTCTCTTGTACAGGCCCTTCGTTTCCGCGATCGTGCAGGGCAGACAGCTACCGTCCTTCCGTCGCTATGCCTACAACAGGCTGCTGAGAATATATCCCGCGTACATCGTGATTTTCGTTGTCACCGGACTCTTCGTCGGTTCCGTTTACCTTCACGGCAGCACGCACGGGTTCGGCCCGGAAAACATCGGCAGGCTCACAGATCCTCTCAAGATCGCAGCCAACGTGCTTCTCGTTCAAATGTTTGTTCCGGAGTACGTCATGAGTGGCCTGCCCGTGTCGTGGTCATTGACTGCTGAGATCACATTTTATTTTGTCCTGCCATTGGTGGCGGTTCTCGCGCTGTGGAGGATTCGAAAAGGATCGAGAAAGACTTCCGCCCTGGTTTGCGCGCCGCTTGCCATGGTCATTGTCGGCCTTGGAATTACGGTTTGGGCCAGTGACGCAGCAAGCCGGATGAGCCCAATCGATGCTGCGAACTTCGGCTTCGGGCAGACTGGCAGTGCGGTCTTCCTTCGGAGCTTCCTGGCCCAAGCGGATCTCTTTGGATACGGAATGCTCGCCGCTGTCGCAGTGGTCATGCTCCACGAACGCGGTGTGGAGCGTGTGCAGACCCGGGTTAAGGCAGCGCTTGTCCTGGCCGCGGCACTGATCGAGATCCTGGCCCTCGAATTTGCCCGACCTGTAATTTCCACGGTCTCAGGGGTGGCTGCGGCGTTGGTATTGGTCGCTGTCGTCTTACCGTCATCCAGGGGAGATGACCTCAATAGAACGGCCCGTGTTCTCGAATGGTTGCCATTCCGCTTCACGGGGGTCATGAGTTACAGCATCTATCTTTGGCATCTGTCCGTAATTTTTTGGCTGATGGCGCATCACTGGACATTCGGTCAAAACACTCTCTCCTTGCCGCTGAACGGGCTCCTTGTCCTGGCGATCACACTGTCCTTGTCCACTTTGACTTACTACTTTGTGGAACGCCCGGCGATGAAGTTGAAGAGGCCGACGATGAAGGCACAACAACCCGTGCCTGAACAAGAACTCAGCGTTAAGTGA
- a CDS encoding IS1634 family transposase, whose product MPVHVVRVRKSHTDKHGQVRDYRSAYLRRTFRQEGKVRNETVANLSALPEHVVDLIEAGLKGEQLVPAGSAATVTRSLPHGHVAAVAAQAGALGFPGLLGPASKQRDLALALIIARVCRPGSKLATTRWWADTTLAQDLGVDGAGTDEVYAAMDWLAARQQGIEKTLATRHLSPEANPKKLALFDLSSSWVTGHHCELAARGYSRDGKKGLPQIEYGLLTEPDGRPVAVRVVAGNTADPAAFEAIAQEMKTTFGLQEMVMVGDRGMITSARIAALKELGGLGWVTALRAPSIKALAADDGPLQMSLFDETNLAEITHPDYPGERLIACRNPALAAERTRKRRELLEATDAELAKIAAAAEAGRIRGAGKIGVRAGKVIGKYNMEKHYTLTIEDNAFGYARNEEQIRAEAALDGIYIIRTSVGAAAMDAARVVATYKSLAGVERDFRSIKSIDLSLRPIHHWTETRVRAHVFICMLAAYLVWHLRRAWAPLTFTDEDRPAPADPVAPANRSEAADKKASTRTSSDGHPAYSFRALLEHLGTLTRNDIRYGTAQDLPVIPTLAIPTPIQRQAFDLIGEPIPIHIK is encoded by the coding sequence ATGCCTGTTCACGTAGTCAGAGTTCGGAAGTCCCACACGGACAAGCACGGCCAGGTCCGTGACTACCGGTCGGCCTACCTGCGCCGGACCTTCCGCCAGGAAGGCAAGGTCCGCAATGAGACCGTGGCCAACCTCTCTGCCCTGCCCGAGCACGTGGTCGATCTGATCGAGGCCGGGCTCAAGGGCGAACAGCTCGTTCCGGCCGGCAGCGCTGCCACGGTGACACGGTCCCTGCCGCACGGGCACGTCGCCGCGGTGGCCGCGCAGGCCGGGGCGCTGGGGTTCCCGGGACTGCTGGGCCCGGCCTCGAAGCAGCGGGACCTGGCCCTGGCCCTGATCATCGCCAGGGTGTGCCGTCCTGGTTCGAAGCTGGCCACGACCCGGTGGTGGGCGGACACGACATTGGCCCAGGACCTCGGGGTGGACGGTGCCGGCACGGACGAGGTCTACGCGGCGATGGACTGGCTGGCGGCCCGGCAGCAGGGCATCGAAAAGACCCTGGCCACCAGGCACCTGTCCCCGGAGGCGAACCCGAAGAAGCTGGCGTTGTTCGACCTGTCCTCCTCCTGGGTCACCGGGCACCACTGCGAGCTGGCCGCCCGGGGCTATTCCCGCGACGGGAAGAAGGGCCTGCCGCAGATCGAATACGGGCTGCTCACCGAGCCGGACGGCCGGCCCGTCGCGGTCCGGGTCGTGGCCGGGAACACCGCGGACCCGGCCGCGTTCGAAGCTATCGCCCAGGAAATGAAGACGACCTTCGGGCTTCAGGAAATGGTCATGGTCGGGGACCGCGGAATGATCACCTCGGCCCGTATCGCCGCGCTGAAGGAACTCGGCGGCCTCGGCTGGGTCACGGCGCTGCGGGCCCCGTCTATCAAGGCCCTGGCCGCCGATGACGGGCCCCTGCAGATGTCCCTGTTCGATGAAACGAACCTGGCCGAGATCACCCACCCGGACTATCCCGGCGAACGGCTCATCGCCTGCCGCAACCCGGCCCTGGCCGCCGAACGAACCCGCAAACGCCGCGAGCTGCTCGAGGCCACCGACGCCGAGCTGGCGAAAATCGCCGCCGCTGCCGAGGCCGGCCGGATCCGCGGAGCCGGGAAAATCGGGGTCAGGGCGGGCAAGGTCATCGGCAAGTACAACATGGAAAAGCACTACACCCTCACCATCGAGGACAACGCCTTCGGCTATGCCCGCAACGAGGAGCAGATCAGAGCCGAGGCCGCCCTGGACGGGATCTACATCATCCGCACGTCCGTCGGCGCTGCCGCAATGGACGCGGCAAGGGTCGTGGCGACCTACAAGTCGCTGGCCGGCGTCGAACGCGACTTCCGCTCGATCAAGTCCATCGACCTGTCCCTGCGCCCGATCCACCACTGGACCGAAACCAGGGTCCGCGCCCACGTGTTCATCTGCATGCTCGCCGCCTACCTCGTCTGGCACCTGCGCCGGGCCTGGGCGCCCCTGACCTTCACCGACGAAGACCGCCCGGCACCGGCTGACCCCGTCGCCCCGGCCAACCGCTCGGAAGCGGCGGACAAGAAAGCATCCACCCGCACATCCAGCGACGGACACCCTGCCTACAGCTTCCGCGCTCTGCTCGAGCACCTCGGAACACTGACCCGAAACGACATCCGCTACGGCACCGCCCAGGACCTCCCGGTCATTCCAACCCTCGCGATCCCGACCCCCATCCAACGCCAAGCCTTCGACCTCATCGGAGAGCCCATCCCCATCCACATCAAGTAG
- a CDS encoding Clp protease N-terminal domain-containing protein, whose product MFERFAGEARTAVHSGAEEAKRRGDRRIGTDHLLLGLLHDPESCRTLETDLESARAQLDTLDQQALEAVGIMLGDFGPLNAPKGSSRTTFTSAARSVIQDSLILTTREKARRITTRHLLLALLERHEPDPAAVLLHKLGVDTAALKARLQNPGPGAE is encoded by the coding sequence ATGTTTGAACGATTTGCCGGCGAAGCCAGAACCGCTGTCCACTCCGGCGCCGAGGAAGCCAAACGCCGTGGAGACCGGCGAATCGGCACGGACCATTTGCTTCTGGGATTGCTCCACGACCCCGAGAGTTGCCGGACTTTGGAGACGGACCTCGAATCCGCCCGCGCCCAGCTCGACACCCTCGACCAACAGGCGCTTGAAGCCGTCGGCATCATGCTGGGGGATTTCGGCCCCCTGAACGCCCCGAAGGGAAGCAGCCGTACGACCTTCACCTCGGCCGCCCGCTCAGTCATTCAGGACTCCCTGATACTGACCACCCGCGAGAAGGCCCGCAGGATCACCACGCGGCACCTCTTGCTCGCACTGCTGGAGCGGCACGAACCCGATCCGGCCGCCGTCCTGCTCCATAAGCTGGGCGTGGATACGGCGGCGCTGAAGGCCCGGCTCCAGAACCCGGGTCCTGGCGCTGAGTGA
- a CDS encoding GNAT family N-acetyltransferase: MIRAARVDELERLRRIEFAAGEIFRSCGMDAIAEDEPLTVTELALYQARGGVLVFADASDVPVAYLLLEHLDGNAHVEQLSVHPSHARQGLGSELLDVAEKWALAEGLEWLTLTTFRDVPWNAPYYRRLGFEELEPERLDDGLRGILECEALVGLSRWPRIAMRRRVRSILAQEDSVSLY; this comes from the coding sequence ATGATCAGGGCGGCCCGCGTGGACGAACTGGAGCGGCTTCGCAGGATCGAATTCGCCGCGGGCGAGATTTTCCGCTCGTGTGGAATGGACGCCATCGCAGAGGACGAGCCGTTGACCGTCACGGAGCTGGCTCTCTACCAGGCGCGCGGCGGTGTTTTGGTCTTTGCCGACGCGTCAGACGTTCCCGTGGCCTATCTCCTGCTTGAACACCTCGACGGAAATGCGCACGTGGAGCAGCTGAGTGTCCACCCATCGCATGCGCGGCAAGGTCTCGGGAGCGAGCTGCTCGATGTTGCCGAAAAGTGGGCACTGGCCGAGGGTTTGGAGTGGCTGACCCTGACCACTTTCCGTGATGTTCCGTGGAATGCGCCTTACTATCGCAGGCTCGGTTTCGAGGAGCTGGAGCCGGAGAGGTTGGACGACGGACTCCGGGGCATCCTGGAATGCGAGGCGTTGGTGGGCCTGAGCCGTTGGCCAAGGATCGCCATGCGGCGTCGCGTCAGGTCAATCCTTGCCCAGGAGGATTCTGTCAGTCTGTATTGA
- a CDS encoding SRPBCC family protein: MTVSFTCHTHIGMEPGELFDLSRNVDAHVGSMAKSRERAVAGVVSGLLSEGDEVTWQAWHFAVPLRMSSRITRFRFPDSFTDEQVRGPFRFFRHVHEFLPDDGGTLMIDRVEFAAPFGVVGRFAEKAFLGRYLQNLIEQRNEYLARNGAAA; encoded by the coding sequence ATGACTGTGTCGTTCACATGCCATACGCATATCGGAATGGAACCAGGGGAACTCTTCGACCTCTCGCGCAACGTCGACGCGCACGTGGGCTCCATGGCCAAGTCCCGGGAACGTGCGGTTGCCGGCGTCGTGTCCGGACTGCTCTCTGAAGGCGACGAGGTCACCTGGCAAGCCTGGCATTTCGCTGTACCCCTGCGGATGAGCAGCCGCATCACCCGGTTTCGTTTCCCTGATTCATTTACGGACGAGCAGGTGCGGGGTCCCTTCCGTTTCTTCAGGCACGTGCACGAGTTCCTTCCCGACGACGGCGGCACGCTCATGATCGATCGCGTCGAGTTCGCGGCGCCCTTCGGCGTCGTGGGCCGGTTTGCGGAGAAAGCTTTCCTCGGGCGATACCTACAGAACCTCATCGAACAGCGCAACGAATACCTTGCCCGCAACGGTGCCGCCGCATGA
- a CDS encoding Gfo/Idh/MocA family protein, protein MSAVRWGVLTTARIAQGRFLPAMSRARNAVASAISSPNGRAAEVAERFGIPAAYSSHEELLADPSIEAVYLPFPNSLHADWIVAAAEAGKDILCEKPLVANTHDYRRVLEACERNGVNLMEAFMYRFHPQHQKVREFIDSGKIGELVSMHARFHFVMDRSEGEVRLQPGMDGGALNDVGCYAVDIMNMVMGRAPQTVFGKGTSRTDAVETTMAAILDYGDVLGTLDCGFEGPRTNTFQIIGTQGQITLDKAFDPDPGEIARVTVSFRDGRTESVDIGEDPFKTEIERFSAWVRNSGPELVQRELTEQNLAVRLALQESLATGLPRDVNDVHAVEHHLLQEQ, encoded by the coding sequence ATGAGCGCGGTCCGCTGGGGAGTGCTGACCACGGCACGGATCGCCCAAGGCCGGTTCCTGCCAGCCATGAGCCGGGCCCGGAATGCGGTTGCGTCGGCCATCAGCAGTCCGAACGGAAGGGCAGCCGAAGTTGCAGAGCGCTTCGGCATCCCTGCCGCCTATTCTTCACACGAGGAATTGCTGGCCGATCCAAGCATCGAAGCCGTCTACCTTCCTTTCCCCAACTCGTTGCACGCCGACTGGATTGTTGCGGCCGCAGAGGCTGGAAAGGACATCCTCTGCGAAAAGCCGCTCGTCGCCAACACCCACGACTATCGCCGGGTGCTGGAAGCCTGCGAACGCAACGGGGTGAACCTGATGGAAGCGTTCATGTACCGCTTCCATCCCCAGCACCAGAAAGTCCGCGAGTTCATCGACTCGGGCAAGATCGGCGAGTTGGTGTCCATGCACGCCCGCTTCCACTTCGTGATGGACCGAAGCGAAGGCGAGGTCCGCCTCCAGCCGGGAATGGACGGAGGTGCGCTCAACGACGTCGGATGCTACGCCGTCGACATCATGAACATGGTCATGGGCCGCGCGCCGCAAACCGTCTTCGGCAAAGGCACAAGCCGCACGGACGCGGTGGAAACCACTATGGCCGCGATCCTGGACTATGGAGACGTCCTGGGAACGCTGGACTGCGGTTTCGAGGGCCCGCGCACCAACACGTTCCAGATCATCGGTACGCAAGGCCAGATCACCCTGGACAAGGCCTTCGACCCGGATCCGGGCGAAATTGCCCGCGTTACTGTGTCCTTCCGCGACGGCCGGACTGAGTCTGTCGACATCGGGGAAGACCCGTTCAAGACCGAAATCGAACGGTTCAGCGCGTGGGTGCGCAACTCCGGACCCGAACTCGTCCAGAGGGAATTGACCGAACAGAACCTGGCTGTGCGCCTGGCGCTCCAGGAATCACTCGCCACCGGCTTGCCGCGGGATGTCAACGACGTACATGCCGTGGAGCACCACCTACTACAGGAGCAGTAA
- a CDS encoding sugar phosphate isomerase/epimerase family protein: MSAITKRLAAAPISWGVCEVPGWGHQLEADRVLSEMTALGISATEFGPAGFLPEQAAQRAEVLKRHNLQAIGGFFPVILHDPSKSPLDVVSAELDAYEAAGASVMVLAAETGVAGYDQRHELDAEGWELFGRNLDAVVKAAADKGIQAVVHPHVGTMIESTSDVNRVLNDTAANLCLDTGHLLIGGTDPALLVRDYASRIGHTHLKDVRKAVAQRVQAGEISYTDGVKAGMYVPLGQGDVGIAGIVRDLLGAGYEGWFTMEQDTIFEAEPTDDGPVQDVRQSVAFLRQLETEIDR, from the coding sequence TTGAGCGCCATCACCAAGCGCCTTGCCGCAGCACCCATTTCCTGGGGCGTCTGTGAAGTCCCCGGATGGGGCCACCAGCTCGAGGCCGACAGGGTCCTGTCCGAAATGACCGCGCTGGGTATCAGCGCCACCGAGTTCGGCCCCGCCGGGTTCCTCCCCGAACAGGCCGCCCAACGCGCGGAGGTGCTCAAGCGGCACAACCTCCAGGCCATCGGCGGATTCTTCCCCGTCATCCTGCACGATCCGTCCAAGAGCCCCTTGGATGTTGTGTCGGCGGAGCTGGACGCGTACGAAGCTGCCGGGGCCAGCGTCATGGTCCTCGCGGCGGAGACCGGCGTTGCAGGTTACGACCAGCGCCACGAGCTCGACGCCGAAGGCTGGGAATTGTTCGGCAGGAACCTTGACGCAGTGGTCAAAGCAGCCGCGGACAAGGGCATCCAGGCAGTGGTCCATCCGCACGTGGGAACCATGATCGAAAGCACCTCGGACGTGAACCGGGTCCTGAACGACACCGCCGCAAACCTGTGCCTGGACACGGGCCACCTGCTCATCGGCGGAACCGACCCTGCCCTTCTGGTTCGCGACTACGCCTCACGAATCGGCCACACCCACCTGAAGGACGTGCGCAAGGCCGTCGCGCAGCGGGTCCAGGCCGGCGAAATTTCCTACACGGACGGCGTCAAGGCAGGCATGTACGTGCCGTTGGGACAAGGCGACGTCGGCATCGCCGGAATCGTCCGCGACCTGCTGGGCGCCGGTTACGAGGGCTGGTTCACCATGGAGCAGGACACCATCTTCGAAGCCGAACCTACCGACGACGGCCCGGTCCAGGATGTCCGTCAGTCCGTGGCCTTCCTGCGTCAACTCGAAACGGAAATCGACCGATGA
- a CDS encoding SDR family oxidoreductase, which translates to MPLLQDKVILISGGTQGLGAGVARRAAAEGAAGIAVTGRNADSGERLAAEITASGVETRFIKTDLADVEQARNSVLETISLFGQLDCAVNAAGLTTRGTMLDTTPELFDAHIAVNLKSPFFIMAETIKHLCSRGVPGSIVNVISIAELGGQPYLAPYVAAKAGLAGATRNAAHAHRWDKIRINGLDIGWTATDGEAETQKKFHGAGDDWLEKANASVPMGKLGQVDEIAEFIVFLLSDRSGVVTGSVIDWDQNVYGGSD; encoded by the coding sequence ATGCCACTTCTCCAAGACAAAGTGATCCTCATCAGCGGAGGTACCCAAGGTTTGGGGGCCGGCGTCGCGAGACGCGCAGCTGCCGAAGGTGCGGCCGGCATCGCGGTCACCGGGCGGAACGCGGACTCGGGTGAACGACTCGCCGCAGAGATCACGGCATCGGGCGTCGAAACCCGGTTCATCAAGACCGATCTTGCCGACGTCGAACAGGCCCGGAACTCGGTGCTTGAGACGATCAGCCTCTTCGGCCAACTCGACTGTGCGGTCAATGCGGCCGGCCTGACCACCCGCGGCACCATGCTGGACACGACGCCCGAGCTCTTCGACGCGCACATTGCGGTGAACCTGAAATCGCCGTTCTTCATCATGGCCGAAACCATCAAGCATCTTTGTAGCAGGGGCGTGCCAGGAAGCATTGTGAACGTCATCTCCATCGCCGAACTCGGCGGGCAGCCGTACTTGGCGCCGTATGTGGCAGCCAAGGCCGGCCTGGCCGGAGCAACCCGCAACGCCGCACATGCGCACCGTTGGGACAAGATCCGCATCAACGGGCTCGACATCGGCTGGACCGCCACGGACGGCGAAGCCGAAACCCAGAAAAAATTCCACGGCGCAGGGGACGACTGGCTGGAGAAAGCCAACGCGTCCGTCCCCATGGGAAAGCTCGGACAAGTGGACGAGATCGCCGAATTCATTGTCTTTCTCCTCTCCGACCGGAGCGGTGTTGTCACAGGTTCGGTCATCGACTGGGACCAGAACGTATACGGAGGATCAGATTGA
- the iolG gene encoding inositol 2-dehydrogenase: protein MSIDRPLKVALFGSGRIGQVHARNIAEHRDLELAWIADPFIEGARTLAAGTGAVAVESADEVFANGDLDAVVIGSPTSTHVDLISRAMAQGVAALCEKPIDLDIERALACRDAIKGNNTPLMLGFNRRFDPHFAAIQSRVAAGEIGRLEQLTIISRDPAPAPAAYIATSGGIFRDQSIHDLDMARFFVPDIIEVSATGANVFCDYIEEAGDFDSVVITLKGRDGELVTITNSRHSAFGHDQRLEAFGSEGMLSAGNVTPTTVRKYGAAGTEESDAYLPFFLERYAEAYRNELDSFAKAIRSGTACSPGFDDGLQALALANAAEESARSGRAVRIENSVKIGQP, encoded by the coding sequence ATGTCCATTGATCGACCGCTCAAAGTTGCGCTATTCGGTTCCGGCCGTATCGGTCAAGTCCACGCCCGGAACATCGCCGAGCACCGGGACCTGGAACTGGCATGGATCGCCGACCCCTTCATCGAGGGCGCCCGCACGTTGGCGGCCGGGACCGGTGCTGTCGCCGTCGAGTCGGCCGACGAAGTTTTCGCGAACGGTGACCTTGACGCCGTCGTGATCGGCTCGCCCACCAGCACGCACGTGGACCTGATTTCGCGCGCCATGGCGCAAGGCGTGGCGGCTCTTTGCGAGAAGCCGATCGACCTCGACATCGAGCGTGCGCTCGCCTGCCGCGACGCGATCAAGGGCAACAACACGCCCCTCATGCTTGGGTTCAACCGACGCTTCGATCCGCACTTCGCAGCCATCCAGTCGCGCGTCGCGGCAGGTGAAATCGGCCGCCTCGAACAACTCACCATCATCAGCCGCGATCCGGCACCCGCCCCGGCTGCCTACATTGCCACCTCCGGCGGGATCTTCCGGGACCAGAGCATCCACGACCTGGACATGGCCCGGTTCTTCGTGCCGGACATCATCGAAGTGTCAGCCACGGGCGCCAACGTGTTCTGCGACTACATCGAGGAAGCCGGGGACTTCGACTCGGTGGTCATCACCCTCAAGGGCCGCGACGGCGAACTTGTCACCATCACCAACTCCCGCCACAGCGCTTTCGGCCACGACCAGCGCCTGGAAGCGTTCGGCAGCGAGGGGATGCTCAGCGCAGGCAACGTCACCCCGACGACGGTGCGCAAGTATGGCGCCGCGGGCACCGAAGAGTCCGATGCCTACTTGCCGTTCTTCCTGGAGCGTTACGCCGAGGCTTACCGGAACGAGCTGGACAGCTTCGCCAAGGCCATCCGCTCAGGCACTGCCTGCAGTCCGGGATTCGACGACGGCCTGCAAGCACTCGCTTTGGCCAATGCGGCCGAAGAGTCCGCCCGGTCAGGCCGCGCCGTCAGGATCGAAAATTCGGTCAAGATCGGGCAGCCGTAG